AATCTCACCTCCTTAAAACAATCGGGGAAGTGCCCTAGTTGTGTGTTTCTTCTCAACCTGAACCCAAACAACAAACCCCAGCTAAGTTAGCCGGGGTTGAGTAGTAAGACTCGTGATGCCATAGTTATCACACCTTTATGGGTGGTAATTCTGACAATTAGAGTTTTAACCTCGGCAGGATATTAAGTTATTAGCACCTGCTGTCTCCGGCTTTGCCTATTTAATTTAAAGTTAGGAGTGAGTAGTTAGGAGTTAGAAGTTTTATTCTTAACTTCTAACTTATAACTCATAACTCTTATTAACTTGCTTGGCTCAGTTTCAAATCTCGTAGGGCACTGATATCAACTTTAATTGATGGCCCCATAGTGGCTGACACATAAAATGTGCGCCAATAACGACCTTTAGCTCCTGAAGGACGGTTACGGTCAATCGTCTCCTGCAATGCCTTCAGGTTGACTAACAAATCTTCAGGCGAGAAGGTTGTCTTACCAAACATAACATGGACAATACCAGTTCGATCGGCCCGGAATTCTAATTTACCTGCTTTGAATTCTGCGATCGCACCTGCTAAGTCAAATGTTACGGTTCCACCCTTGGGCGACGGCATCAAACCACGCGGCCCAAGCAACTTACCCAGCTTTGCCACCTGTGGCATCACATCGGGTGTGGCAATCAGCTTGTCAAAATCCATTCTACCTTTTTGGATTTCGTCAATCAGTTCTTCTGACCCAACTAAATCAGCACCAGCGCTGCTGGCTTCGTTTACCTTTTCGCCTCTGGCAATCACTGCCACGCGGACGATTTGTCCTGTACCTTTGGGTAGTGCTACCGTTGTCCGCAACTGTTGGTCTGTATACTTGGGGTCAATTCCCAACCGGATATGCGCTTCCGCAGCTTCGGTAAATTTAGCTGTTGCTGTGTCTTTAAGAAGGGCTAAAGCCTCTAGGGGATGATAGTCCTTATCTTCTACTTTTGCTTGCAGACCCTGCAAACGACGCGATATTTTTGGCATTTTTTCTCCTGGGGTAATTCCGAAGCCTAGCCTCTCCCCCGATAAAATTTTGGATTTTAGATTAGGAAGTTAGGAATGAGGAGTTACTAATTTAAAACTCATAACTCATAACTCATAACTTTCTTAGTCTGTGACTGTTACACCCATATTTTTAGCCGTTCCTGCCACAATCTTCATTGCCGCTTCGATATCATTGGCATTGAGGTCGGGGAGTTTGGTTTGGGCTATCTCTTGCAATTGTGCTTTGGTTATTGACCCAACCTTCTTTTTGTTGGGTTCATTTGAGCCTTTTTCAACTTTCGCCGCCTTCCGAATCAGTACTGATGCGGGTGGGGTTTTGAGTACGAATGTAAAACTCCGGTCTTCAAAAACCGAAATTTCTACAGGTATCACCATTCCAGCTTGGTCTGCTGTTTTGGCGTTGTACTCTTTACAAAACATCATGATGTTGACACCATGTTGACCCAATGCGGGACCAACTGGCGGTGCTGGGTTGGCTTTTCCAGCATTCAGGGCCAGTTTAATGACCGCCACTACTTTCTTCGCCATTTGTATTTAACTCTGTTTCTCTACCTGATTAAATTCCAATTCTACTGGTGTATCCCTGCCGAAAATTGAGAGCAAGGCTTTAAGTTTACTCCGTTCTGGAGAGACTTCAATCACCTCGCCTTCAAAGTCTTTAAATGGACCAGAAAGCACCATTATCTTATCACCAGTAGCCATGTCAATTTTGACAACAGCTTCTTGTTCGCTGGTTTGTTTGAATATACGTTCAACTTCTGAAGAACTCAGTGGTATGGGGTTGACATGACCGCGACCCTTGCTGCTACCACGTTTTTGTTCTGAACCGACAAAGTTAATTACATGAGAGGTGTTGCGTACCACCTGCCAAGTATCATCATCCATCATCATCCGCACTAGCACATAACCAGGGAAAACTTTTTCTTCTGTATGCTGGCGACTGCCATCTTTACGGATTTTCACCGCTGGCGTCTGCGGAATTTCTACCTGGATAATTTTGTCAGCTACATCAAAAGTTTGAATGCGTTGCTCTAAGTTAGTCTTTACACGCTTTTCACAGCCTGAAGCTACTTGTACTGCATACCAGCGTGCTTCTTTTGACGCTGCTTCTGCTG
This portion of the Nostoc sp. GT001 genome encodes:
- the rplA gene encoding 50S ribosomal protein L1 — translated: MPKISRRLQGLQAKVEDKDYHPLEALALLKDTATAKFTEAAEAHIRLGIDPKYTDQQLRTTVALPKGTGQIVRVAVIARGEKVNEASSAGADLVGSEELIDEIQKGRMDFDKLIATPDVMPQVAKLGKLLGPRGLMPSPKGGTVTFDLAGAIAEFKAGKLEFRADRTGIVHVMFGKTTFSPEDLLVNLKALQETIDRNRPSGAKGRYWRTFYVSATMGPSIKVDISALRDLKLSQAS
- the rplK gene encoding 50S ribosomal protein L11, whose protein sequence is MAKKVVAVIKLALNAGKANPAPPVGPALGQHGVNIMMFCKEYNAKTADQAGMVIPVEISVFEDRSFTFVLKTPPASVLIRKAAKVEKGSNEPNKKKVGSITKAQLQEIAQTKLPDLNANDIEAAMKIVAGTAKNMGVTVTD
- the nusG gene encoding transcription termination/antitermination protein NusG codes for the protein MSFATDEPRNSMLQSEETAEAAEAAEAASKEARWYAVQVASGCEKRVKTNLEQRIQTFDVADKIIQVEIPQTPAVKIRKDGSRQHTEEKVFPGYVLVRMMMDDDTWQVVRNTSHVINFVGSEQKRGSSKGRGHVNPIPLSSSEVERIFKQTSEQEAVVKIDMATGDKIMVLSGPFKDFEGEVIEVSPERSKLKALLSIFGRDTPVELEFNQVEKQS